From the Paenibacillus sp. FSL H8-0548 genome, one window contains:
- a CDS encoding type II toxin-antitoxin system PemK/MazF family toxin translates to MPITGHVERGSIVWLNMHPTKGHEQHGWRSAIVLSDGLIDPENSEFAMIVPVTTHKKEYPFEVTVPRGINTTHPRVQFAELNGVVLTDQAKSLDLAARDAVVIGKVDPTSSFYQLVVTNVRSILA, encoded by the coding sequence ATGCCGATTACAGGACATGTGGAACGCGGGAGCATCGTATGGTTGAACATGCACCCAACGAAGGGACATGAACAACACGGTTGGCGCTCCGCAATTGTACTATCTGATGGACTTATTGATCCGGAAAATTCAGAATTCGCCATGATTGTTCCAGTCACCACACATAAAAAGGAGTATCCTTTTGAGGTTACGGTCCCCCGAGGGATTAACACGACCCATCCAAGAGTTCAGTTCGCAGAGCTGAACGGAGTTGTTCTCACTGATCAAGCCAAATCGCTTGACTTGGCCGCAAGAGATGCTGTAGTTATTGGTAAAGTGGACCCGACATCGAGTTTCTACCAGCTTGTGGTCACTAATGTACGCTCTATTCTAGCCTAA
- a CDS encoding superoxide dismutase, which yields MAHQLPALPYAHNALEPHIDATTMEIHHGRHHNAYVTNLNAALESAPELQSKSIDELIADLASVPEAIRTAVRNNGGGHANHSLFWETIAPNAGGTPTGALAAAIDSELGGLEAFKADFAKAAATRFGSGWAFLAVANGKLKVYSLPNQDSPIMEGETPILGLDVWEHAYYLNYQNKRPDYIAAFWNVVNWDEVGKRYEAAVK from the coding sequence ATGGCACATCAACTACCTGCTTTGCCTTACGCGCACAACGCACTTGAGCCGCATATCGATGCGACTACAATGGAAATTCACCACGGCCGTCACCATAACGCATACGTGACTAACCTTAACGCAGCTTTGGAGTCCGCTCCAGAATTGCAAAGCAAATCAATCGACGAGCTAATCGCTGACCTTGCAAGCGTTCCGGAAGCTATTCGCACTGCTGTTCGCAACAATGGCGGCGGACATGCTAACCACAGCTTGTTCTGGGAAACAATCGCTCCAAACGCTGGCGGAACTCCAACTGGCGCTCTTGCAGCAGCAATCGACAGCGAGCTTGGCGGCCTTGAAGCTTTCAAAGCTGACTTCGCTAAAGCAGCAGCAACTCGTTTTGGCAGCGGCTGGGCATTCCTTGCTGTTGCAAACGGCAAATTGAAAGTATACAGCTTGCCTAACCAAGACAGCCCGATCATGGAAGGCGAAACGCCGATCCTTGGTCTTGATGTTTGGGAGCACGCTTACTACCTTAACTACCAAAACAAACGTCCTGATTACATCGCAGCGTTCTGGAATGTAGTTAACTGGGATGAAGTTGGCAAACGTTACGAAGCAGCTGTAAAATAG
- a CDS encoding IclR family transcriptional regulator gives MEEGKSTVRAVDRALDILLCFTMKADWAMTEIAEHVGLHKSTVHRMLATLEEKGFIERDRSTDRYFLGLKMWELSTNLSRTDDQGTIWLPEMERLRDRLGETVSIYVRDGSERIRMQAVQSNQPVRRVAPVGARLPLYAGASSKVLIAYSDPIVQESIFGDPAWLYSIDLDQYKQQLEEICLQGYATSFEEREPGVAALSAPIFNRQGKVSAALSVSGPASRLTIQTMSDFASVLMESAKRMGTMSI, from the coding sequence ATGGAAGAAGGTAAATCGACGGTTCGGGCAGTGGATCGAGCACTTGATATTTTATTGTGCTTTACAATGAAAGCGGACTGGGCGATGACGGAAATTGCCGAGCATGTAGGCCTGCACAAAAGCACCGTTCATCGGATGCTCGCAACGCTCGAGGAAAAAGGCTTTATCGAGCGGGATCGCTCGACCGACCGTTATTTTTTGGGTTTGAAAATGTGGGAGCTCTCCACCAATTTATCGCGGACCGACGATCAAGGGACGATATGGTTGCCTGAGATGGAACGGCTCCGTGATCGATTAGGAGAAACTGTAAGTATATATGTAAGAGACGGTTCTGAGCGAATACGTATGCAAGCGGTACAGAGCAATCAACCGGTCCGCCGTGTAGCTCCGGTAGGTGCGCGGCTGCCGTTATATGCAGGAGCGTCAAGCAAGGTGCTTATTGCTTATTCTGATCCTATCGTACAGGAGAGCATCTTTGGAGATCCAGCTTGGCTATATTCTATTGATCTGGATCAATACAAGCAGCAGCTTGAGGAAATTTGCTTACAAGGCTACGCAACAAGCTTCGAGGAGCGCGAGCCAGGGGTTGCGGCACTGTCCGCGCCTATTTTTAATAGGCAAGGAAAGGTATCGGCTGCCTTATCGGTATCGGGTCCGGCAAGCCGATTGACGATCCAGACGATGAGCGATTTCGCAAGCGTGTTGATGGAATCAGCTAAACGAATGGGTACGATGAGCATATAG
- a CDS encoding GNAT family N-acetyltransferase, protein MNVRSFQLSDYRPITALLEDVLTEECYEQTMEAFARQLSWDSDLVLVAVENSEIVGMIIGTIDNNKGYYYRIAVSPLHQRKGIGKTLIQALRQRFEQRRVTKILITADEHNEPVLPLYESMGYVANDFIRAYQKLSIVAG, encoded by the coding sequence ATGAATGTTCGTTCCTTCCAGTTGTCCGATTACCGACCAATTACAGCACTGCTTGAGGATGTACTTACCGAAGAGTGCTACGAACAAACAATGGAGGCATTTGCCCGCCAATTGTCATGGGATAGTGATTTAGTTCTAGTTGCTGTCGAAAATTCCGAAATTGTGGGCATGATTATCGGTACGATAGATAATAACAAAGGTTATTATTATCGAATTGCCGTCTCTCCTCTCCATCAACGGAAAGGAATCGGTAAAACGCTTATCCAAGCATTGCGCCAGCGTTTTGAACAGCGCCGTGTCACAAAGATATTAATTACCGCGGACGAGCACAATGAACCAGTTTTACCGCTGTACGAGTCGATGGGCTATGTAGCCAACGATTTTATTAGAGCCTACCAAAAGCTGAGTATTGTGGCTGGTTAA
- a CDS encoding FxLYD domain-containing protein: MYCHHCGKKRTDDAIYCIQCGRMLSEGKSAEADASAQEIVSFAETAAAMENVLASEQPQTANSTQRQSAKGAVWAWIVPIMLAFVSAACVFSYYIYQTGINDRVLKLQEEARIEALAQNYAAAQELLHEAVHARPSFAAVQKDADIVEHAEELTRMVAAADKQLQEQKLSEAELMLEQARNELKGHTEPIYDKLKEQLGVLAMQLGVMQLSDELAGLNSVEELTAKLNSASHLEGDEAAAVKEQIMEKIVDICVKEAEVLMKDKSYSDALDVTGKALSVVNDNERLIKLEKQINQAKFDYEKAEQQRLEHAMQQAAAEDLKNQTAAVEVVHIESTLDEFGDLAIEAELRNAATRPIYSISVTFSVMDMDGNKIGSGTAVAEQDYLESGETIKINSTVYGIYVENTTIVVDHATWYLN; the protein is encoded by the coding sequence GTGTATTGCCATCATTGCGGGAAGAAACGTACAGACGATGCTATTTATTGCATTCAGTGCGGTAGAATGCTTTCGGAGGGGAAGAGTGCTGAAGCAGATGCGAGCGCTCAGGAGATAGTGAGCTTCGCAGAGACTGCTGCAGCTATGGAGAACGTGTTAGCAAGTGAGCAACCTCAAACAGCGAACAGTACACAGAGACAGTCGGCCAAGGGAGCTGTATGGGCGTGGATCGTACCTATTATGCTTGCTTTTGTTTCGGCCGCCTGCGTGTTTAGCTACTATATATATCAAACAGGTATTAATGATAGAGTGCTTAAGCTTCAGGAAGAGGCGCGAATCGAAGCGCTGGCGCAGAATTATGCTGCAGCTCAAGAGCTTCTGCATGAGGCTGTACATGCACGCCCAAGCTTTGCTGCGGTACAGAAGGATGCTGATATTGTCGAGCATGCAGAAGAGCTTACCCGTATGGTTGCGGCCGCTGACAAGCAGCTTCAGGAGCAGAAGCTTTCAGAAGCAGAGTTGATGCTGGAGCAGGCACGCAATGAGCTGAAGGGCCACACAGAGCCTATCTATGACAAGCTGAAAGAGCAGCTTGGTGTACTTGCGATGCAGCTTGGCGTTATGCAGCTGTCGGATGAGCTTGCAGGATTGAACTCAGTAGAAGAGCTCACGGCCAAGCTTAATTCAGCAAGTCATTTAGAAGGTGACGAAGCAGCAGCTGTGAAAGAGCAGATTATGGAGAAAATTGTCGACATCTGCGTCAAGGAAGCAGAAGTGCTCATGAAGGATAAGAGCTACTCCGATGCATTAGACGTGACTGGCAAGGCACTCTCCGTAGTGAATGACAATGAACGTTTAATCAAGCTTGAGAAACAAATTAATCAAGCTAAGTTTGATTATGAGAAGGCTGAGCAGCAGCGACTAGAGCATGCGATGCAGCAAGCAGCGGCGGAGGATTTGAAAAACCAGACTGCAGCTGTGGAGGTTGTTCATATTGAGTCTACGCTTGATGAATTTGGTGATCTTGCAATCGAGGCTGAGCTGAGAAACGCAGCAACACGTCCAATTTATTCGATAAGCGTGACTTTTTCCGTCATGGATATGGACGGCAATAAGATAGGCTCCGGCACAGCGGTCGCTGAGCAGGATTATTTAGAATCAGGAGAGACTATTAAAATTAACAGTACCGTTTATGGGATCTATGTTGAAAATACGACCATCGTCGTCGATCACGCGACCTGGTATTTGAACTAA
- a CDS encoding trypsin-like peptidase domain-containing protein — protein sequence MSKRAWFSAIVSTLVVCGGIAAALAVHEQVPDQLVGKPLLAIAEEKKAKSLKDIIFETQKLVVMIETDEGEQGSGFLYNLEGDLITNAHVVAGARMVKIKTADARELEGEVIGISTETDVAVVRVASLAGTEPLQVVRDEKAEVGDEVLAVGSPLGFQNTVTTGIISGLGRSFEIEPYSYSDLYQISAPIAPGNSGGPLVDQKTGKVLGINSAGYEQGSIAFSIPIGNIIGLVEGWSKEPMLELPDELSSSVEEPKPGGDASIEEFAGYLVTHFYDSLNNADYVYAYSLLGGNWKEGTSYEKFREGYLGTLNVVIDDMHVKNSKQAKATVIAVISVDERLDGKYVLSKYQVTYEVGYENDQLKLLSGKGKAIK from the coding sequence ATGAGTAAACGAGCATGGTTCAGCGCCATCGTATCCACCCTAGTCGTATGCGGTGGAATAGCTGCCGCCTTAGCCGTACATGAACAGGTGCCAGATCAGCTTGTTGGGAAACCGCTTCTTGCGATTGCCGAGGAGAAGAAGGCGAAGTCGTTGAAGGATATTATTTTTGAGACACAGAAGCTTGTTGTTATGATTGAGACGGATGAAGGCGAGCAGGGATCGGGCTTCCTCTATAATCTGGAGGGAGATTTAATTACGAATGCGCATGTCGTTGCAGGCGCGCGCATGGTAAAAATAAAAACGGCGGATGCACGCGAGCTGGAAGGCGAGGTCATCGGAATTAGCACGGAGACGGATGTGGCTGTCGTTCGTGTCGCATCGCTCGCTGGAACTGAGCCTTTGCAGGTTGTTCGCGATGAGAAGGCAGAGGTTGGCGATGAGGTGCTGGCAGTTGGCAGCCCTTTAGGCTTTCAAAATACAGTTACTACCGGAATTATTAGCGGACTAGGCAGAAGCTTTGAGATAGAGCCGTATTCATATTCGGATTTATATCAAATTTCAGCACCAATCGCCCCGGGGAACAGTGGTGGGCCGCTCGTCGACCAGAAGACAGGGAAGGTGCTGGGGATCAATTCAGCTGGCTACGAACAAGGGTCGATCGCCTTTAGTATTCCAATTGGAAATATTATCGGGCTCGTAGAGGGCTGGTCTAAGGAACCTATGCTCGAGCTTCCTGATGAGCTTAGTTCTTCGGTTGAGGAGCCAAAACCGGGAGGGGATGCTTCCATTGAGGAGTTTGCAGGCTATCTGGTAACCCATTTCTATGACAGCCTGAACAATGCTGATTATGTTTATGCGTATTCGCTGCTCGGTGGAAACTGGAAGGAAGGCACCAGCTACGAGAAGTTTAGGGAAGGTTATCTGGGAACCTTAAATGTCGTGATCGATGATATGCATGTTAAAAACAGCAAGCAGGCTAAGGCGACGGTTATTGCCGTCATCTCGGTGGATGAGCGTTTGGATGGAAAATATGTGCTTAGCAAATATCAGGTGACCTACGAGGTAGGCTACGAAAATGATCAATTAAAGCTGTTGAGCGGTAAAGGAAAAGCGATCAAATAA
- a CDS encoding DUF402 domain-containing protein: MEPYRHCVIKSFKHNGHIHRTWQQNWLIPDELLADEHKAESMHVLINQQTPIQESDGKIWISRVPAVSFFIPGHWFNVVALLEEAGVRYYCNIASPPYLQGDVLTYIDYDLDVIRTVVGERFVVDQDEYEMHKAAYHYPQMVEDKVHEGLDTLLQRIDQDRSPFQDQLVMLYYKEWLRRNGEVEQ, encoded by the coding sequence ATGGAACCATATCGGCATTGTGTCATCAAAAGCTTCAAGCATAATGGCCACATACATCGTACATGGCAGCAGAATTGGCTAATTCCGGATGAGCTGCTCGCAGATGAGCACAAAGCGGAGTCTATGCACGTGCTTATTAATCAACAAACGCCAATCCAAGAATCCGATGGAAAGATATGGATAAGTCGTGTTCCGGCAGTCTCCTTTTTTATACCTGGGCATTGGTTTAATGTAGTCGCTTTGCTTGAGGAAGCGGGCGTACGCTATTATTGCAATATTGCGTCGCCGCCTTATTTGCAAGGGGATGTGCTGACTTATATAGATTATGATCTCGATGTTATTCGCACGGTAGTTGGCGAGAGGTTCGTCGTCGATCAAGATGAATATGAAATGCATAAAGCTGCGTATCACTATCCGCAGATGGTTGAGGATAAGGTCCATGAGGGACTGGATACGCTGTTGCAGCGAATAGATCAAGACCGGTCTCCTTTTCAGGACCAGCTTGTCATGCTTTATTATAAGGAATGGTTGAGGCGAAATGGTGAGGTGGAGCAATGA
- the lepB gene encoding signal peptidase I, whose product MSLLGRNRNSDAEMDGNIEQNGSSAEAPIQTRTTFLAELLDWTKTVVIAFAVVMLLHYFVFNLSKVEGYSMEPTLTQHEWIYVNKFVYLVGKPAIGDVVILKEPNTEAKEEKYLVKRIVGAPGDRIEVHNQHLYRNGALVDEPYTDSIIEDMNYGPELIQAGHYFVMGDNRHARASLDSRTFHAVPEELIRGRADFILWPYKEIRAL is encoded by the coding sequence ATGAGTCTGCTGGGCAGGAATCGCAATTCAGATGCTGAGATGGACGGAAATATAGAACAAAATGGCTCATCAGCTGAGGCACCTATACAAACTCGTACTACGTTTTTGGCAGAGCTCCTTGATTGGACGAAAACGGTGGTCATTGCATTTGCCGTCGTGATGCTTTTACATTATTTTGTTTTTAATCTCTCGAAGGTAGAGGGATATTCGATGGAGCCAACGTTAACGCAGCATGAATGGATTTATGTAAATAAATTCGTTTATTTAGTTGGCAAGCCAGCTATCGGTGATGTTGTTATATTAAAGGAACCGAACACGGAGGCCAAAGAGGAGAAGTATCTTGTCAAAAGGATAGTAGGGGCTCCCGGTGACCGGATCGAGGTTCACAATCAGCATCTGTACCGTAATGGAGCGCTGGTGGACGAGCCTTATACGGATAGCATTATAGAAGATATGAACTATGGGCCAGAACTCATTCAGGCGGGGCATTATTTTGTCATGGGAGATAATCGTCACGCAAGAGCGAGTCTAGACAGCAGAACATTTCATGCAGTGCCGGAAGAGCTGATTCGCGGCAGAGCTGATTTTATTTTGTGGCCGTACAAAGAGATCAGAGCGCTGTAA
- the folE gene encoding GTP cyclohydrolase I FolE: MAGRKDYVNSNVTSNREQIEHHVKEILKLIGEDVEREGLIETPARVTRMYEEIFAGYEVDPREVLGVTFDEQHEELVIVKDIVYYSQCEHHMAPFFGKAHIGYLPSGKIAGLSKLARLVEAVTRRLQVQERITSQLADILTEELQPHGVMVVVEGEHLCMCARGVKKPGSKTVTSAVRGEFRNNSALRSEFLTLLKQ; the protein is encoded by the coding sequence ATGGCGGGAAGAAAAGATTACGTCAATTCGAATGTAACGAGCAACCGGGAGCAAATTGAACATCACGTCAAAGAAATTTTGAAGCTAATTGGTGAAGATGTCGAACGTGAGGGCTTGATAGAAACCCCTGCTCGTGTAACTCGGATGTATGAGGAAATTTTTGCTGGTTATGAGGTTGATCCGCGCGAGGTGCTTGGTGTAACGTTCGATGAGCAGCATGAGGAGCTTGTTATCGTCAAGGATATCGTTTATTACAGTCAATGTGAGCATCATATGGCGCCTTTCTTCGGTAAAGCGCATATCGGTTATTTGCCTAGCGGTAAAATTGCGGGTTTAAGCAAGCTTGCTCGGCTCGTAGAGGCAGTTACTCGACGTCTTCAGGTGCAAGAGCGAATCACATCACAATTGGCGGATATTCTTACTGAGGAGCTGCAGCCGCATGGTGTAATGGTCGTTGTTGAAGGCGAGCACTTATGCATGTGCGCGCGCGGCGTGAAGAAGCCAGGCAGCAAGACGGTAACCTCAGCCGTAAGAGGAGAGTTCCGCAACAATTCTGCCCTTCGTTCTGAGTTTCTTACATTATTAAAGCAATAG
- a CDS encoding Fe-Mn family superoxide dismutase: MLFVYGTLMPVRVIEFIRHWKLQEKEHAAVILQAAPELEPQYVQLLQSWEPVFSHTAHYTNQWLDDWLPFPARLPAQVAESVESLIDAALQQSRTYVDQLTQLTERIASESTAITKTVINHAIRESNYYIGLMAHYRQASSISHDGEQRSPAQQVAIGGHVLPPLPYAYHALEPYIDETTMRIHHTIHHKAYVDGLNKAELQLQTARETNNFDLVKHWERELAFNGAGHYLHTLFWSVMSPYGGGEAAGSLSTQIRSDFGSFAAFKKQFSEAAAKVEGSGWTILIWSPRSRRLEILTAEKHQNLSQWDAIPVLPIDVWEHAYYLKYQNQRPEYVKQWWSVVNWPYVNDRFEEARRLVWTAL, translated from the coding sequence GTGCTTTTTGTTTACGGAACGCTCATGCCCGTTCGCGTTATCGAATTTATACGGCATTGGAAGCTGCAGGAGAAGGAGCATGCCGCTGTTATTTTGCAAGCCGCACCTGAGCTTGAGCCTCAATATGTACAGCTTCTGCAATCATGGGAGCCTGTTTTCTCACATACCGCGCATTATACCAACCAGTGGCTGGATGATTGGCTGCCCTTTCCAGCCCGTCTGCCTGCACAGGTAGCGGAGTCGGTCGAATCGCTTATCGATGCTGCCCTTCAGCAATCTCGAACGTATGTTGATCAGTTGACACAGCTAACCGAACGCATAGCCTCAGAATCCACCGCAATTACGAAAACTGTAATTAACCACGCCATTCGCGAGTCCAACTACTATATTGGCCTTATGGCCCATTATCGCCAAGCCTCCAGCATCTCACATGACGGCGAGCAGCGCTCTCCCGCTCAGCAAGTAGCGATAGGAGGACATGTGCTGCCTCCCTTGCCTTATGCTTACCATGCCCTAGAGCCCTATATTGATGAAACAACGATGCGAATCCATCATACGATTCATCATAAGGCCTACGTCGATGGCTTAAACAAAGCTGAGCTTCAGCTGCAAACGGCGCGAGAAACTAATAATTTTGATCTAGTTAAGCATTGGGAGCGCGAGCTCGCTTTTAACGGCGCTGGTCATTACTTGCATACTTTATTTTGGAGTGTGATGTCCCCTTATGGCGGAGGTGAAGCCGCGGGCTCACTTAGTACTCAAATACGAAGCGATTTTGGCAGCTTTGCTGCGTTCAAGAAGCAATTCAGCGAGGCAGCAGCGAAGGTTGAGGGCAGTGGATGGACTATTCTCATATGGAGTCCACGCAGCAGACGGCTAGAGATCCTGACAGCAGAGAAGCATCAGAACTTGTCGCAATGGGATGCGATTCCAGTATTGCCTATAGATGTGTGGGAGCATGCCTATTATTTAAAATATCAAAATCAGCGCCCTGAATACGTAAAGCAATGGTGGAGTGTAGTCAATTGGCCCTATGTTAATGATCGATTTGAGGAAGCACGCAGGCTCGTTTGGACCGCTCTCTGA
- a CDS encoding YneF family protein, with product MTWVNIVVPIVTLIAGAVGGFFIGVFYLRKQLEKMQNDPEMIQKMAKQMGYNLNKNQMQKAQHMMKNQKMPRR from the coding sequence ATGACTTGGGTTAACATTGTAGTGCCAATCGTTACATTAATTGCTGGAGCTGTAGGAGGCTTCTTTATTGGTGTATTTTATCTGCGCAAGCAGCTTGAAAAGATGCAAAATGATCCTGAAATGATTCAGAAAATGGCTAAGCAAATGGGCTATAACTTGAATAAGAATCAAATGCAAAAAGCGCAGCACATGATGAAAAATCAAAAAATGCCTCGCAGATAA
- the queG gene encoding tRNA epoxyqueuosine(34) reductase QueG, whose translation MINKWAKLKEEMKEAALELGIDKIGVASADPFVSLKQILIRHRELGRESGFEEPDLEKRTTPALLFDNPQSIIAIAIAYPSKLKDPPKSEPGARRGILSRSAWGDDYHKVLRDRLAKLEAWLRERVPELRVESMVDTGALSDRAVAERAGIGWSAKNCAIISPELGSWIYLGEMITNLPFEPDEPITENCGSCTKCIDACPTDALVGPGQLNSSRCISFVTQTKGMVSDELMRKIGNRLYGCDTCQTVCPINRGKNWTHQPELQPDTELVKPLLVPLLTIGNKEFKARYGRTSSAWRGKKPIQRNAVIALGNFKDASAVPDLIRVMEQDTRPVLRGTAAWSLARIGGEQAKAALLAVVDKESDEEAKQAMMDAIVQISAAANDIGR comes from the coding sequence ATGATCAATAAATGGGCCAAGCTTAAGGAAGAAATGAAAGAGGCGGCATTAGAGCTTGGTATCGACAAGATCGGAGTTGCCTCCGCGGACCCTTTTGTATCATTGAAGCAAATTTTAATTAGACATCGGGAGCTTGGGAGAGAATCCGGCTTTGAGGAGCCGGATCTTGAGAAACGAACGACCCCGGCGCTGCTCTTCGATAATCCGCAGTCGATTATCGCTATTGCAATCGCCTATCCCTCCAAGCTGAAGGACCCTCCGAAATCTGAGCCTGGCGCAAGAAGAGGCATTCTGTCTCGCTCGGCTTGGGGGGACGATTACCACAAGGTTCTGCGTGATCGGCTCGCCAAGCTGGAAGCATGGCTTAGAGAGCGGGTTCCAGAGCTGCGTGTGGAAAGCATGGTCGATACCGGCGCTTTGTCGGATCGTGCTGTTGCAGAGCGTGCAGGCATTGGGTGGAGTGCGAAAAATTGTGCGATCATATCCCCAGAGCTTGGATCGTGGATTTATCTCGGGGAAATGATTACGAATTTGCCCTTTGAGCCTGATGAGCCCATCACGGAAAATTGCGGCTCATGCACAAAATGTATTGATGCTTGTCCGACGGATGCACTCGTTGGGCCCGGCCAACTAAATTCCAGTCGTTGCATTTCCTTTGTAACACAGACAAAGGGGATGGTCTCTGACGAGCTCATGCGCAAAATCGGCAATCGTCTATATGGCTGTGATACTTGCCAGACGGTCTGTCCAATTAATCGCGGCAAAAACTGGACGCATCAGCCTGAGCTGCAGCCCGACACGGAGCTCGTGAAGCCGCTGCTCGTTCCTTTGCTGACAATAGGCAACAAGGAGTTTAAAGCAAGATACGGAAGGACCTCCTCCGCATGGCGCGGCAAGAAGCCTATTCAGCGGAATGCAGTGATTGCGCTTGGCAACTTTAAGGATGCAAGCGCGGTGCCGGATTTAATACGCGTAATGGAGCAGGATACGAGGCCTGTGCTGCGAGGAACAGCAGCCTGGTCGCTAGCGCGAATTGGCGGTGAGCAGGCGAAGGCTGCCTTGCTGGCAGTTGTAGATAAAGAAAGCGATGAGGAAGCAAAGCAGGCGATGATGGATGCCATTGTTCAAATAAGCGCGGCGGCTAACGATATAGGGCGATGA
- a CDS encoding AbrB/MazE/SpoVT family DNA-binding domain-containing protein: protein MNHEQKKGLVYMTTATVRKWGNSLAVRIPQEVSELVKFTDGVEIEMYVTENKEVLLRTAFPTADDQDALRKHFLSLRAKCKPDMLAHEEMFAEPMGDEII from the coding sequence TTGAATCATGAACAGAAGAAAGGATTGGTCTATATGACAACAGCAACTGTACGTAAGTGGGGCAATAGTCTAGCCGTCCGTATTCCTCAAGAAGTTTCTGAGCTAGTAAAATTCACCGATGGAGTAGAGATAGAAATGTACGTCACTGAGAACAAAGAAGTTCTTCTGCGTACAGCGTTTCCGACGGCCGACGATCAAGATGCTCTTCGCAAACATTTTCTGTCGCTCCGCGCGAAATGTAAACCGGATATGCTTGCTCACGAAGAGATGTTTGCTGAGCCTATGGGGGATGAAATTATTTAA
- a CDS encoding alpha/beta fold hydrolase yields MSTTMMTPLPLEGGFPQSLQPFPLGDADKLFQLRKTKSRSKHLLVASITSLIAACLLVVIIFHGYVAWMLAYPYVAPLTSNPQIAIGLDYEDVIFPSKSGDTTVSGWFVPAYEGASEPTASMRTVVFSHGYGANREETWVPMYELTKLLHGLNYNVLLFDYGYASKEYKAPATGGLEESQQLLAAVDYVKARGAEDIVVWGFSMGAGTALQAALQTEAIDAMILDSLFIPSSEALFDNLNQFISLPSFSLPLIESMIPLWTGTSFGSIPASEVISNVYDIPLFIIHGTNDVKAPFQTAEAVSEGQGNVLSRSWIVQDGKHELLFKVHPSEYIQRAALFLSQVDQQLQAERL; encoded by the coding sequence ATGAGCACGACTATGATGACACCATTGCCCCTTGAAGGCGGATTTCCGCAGAGCCTTCAGCCCTTTCCTTTGGGAGACGCCGACAAGCTTTTTCAGCTTCGCAAAACAAAAAGCCGCAGCAAGCATCTGCTCGTTGCTTCTATTACTTCTCTTATAGCCGCGTGTCTGCTCGTTGTCATCATATTTCATGGTTATGTAGCTTGGATGCTCGCCTATCCCTATGTAGCTCCGCTCACTTCTAATCCTCAAATCGCAATTGGCTTAGATTACGAGGATGTTATTTTTCCAAGCAAAAGCGGTGATACTACCGTCAGCGGCTGGTTTGTCCCTGCTTACGAAGGAGCAAGCGAGCCTACCGCATCTATGCGTACAGTCGTTTTCAGCCATGGCTACGGTGCTAATCGCGAAGAAACCTGGGTGCCGATGTATGAGCTAACCAAGCTGCTGCACGGCTTAAACTATAATGTATTGCTGTTTGACTATGGATATGCCTCGAAGGAGTACAAAGCACCAGCCACTGGAGGGCTTGAGGAGTCGCAGCAGCTGCTCGCTGCTGTAGATTACGTCAAAGCTCGCGGCGCCGAGGACATCGTCGTTTGGGGCTTCTCAATGGGTGCTGGAACTGCACTACAGGCAGCGCTTCAAACCGAAGCTATTGATGCTATGATTCTTGATAGCTTATTTATTCCAAGCTCCGAGGCGTTATTTGACAACTTGAATCAATTTATTTCCTTGCCGAGCTTTTCGCTTCCGCTCATCGAATCGATGATTCCACTTTGGACGGGTACCAGCTTTGGCTCTATCCCGGCAAGTGAAGTCATCTCAAACGTCTATGATATCCCGCTTTTCATTATTCACGGCACCAATGACGTTAAAGCGCCCTTTCAGACTGCTGAAGCCGTCTCCGAGGGACAAGGTAACGTTCTATCCCGCTCCTGGATCGTACAAGACGGCAAGCACGAGCTGCTGTTTAAAGTCCATCCGAGTGAGTATATTCAAAGAGCAGCTTTATTTCTAAGCCAAGTTGATCAACAGCTGCAAGCAGAACGATTATAA